tcttcggcatttattttttgaaggttatctctttcaaatgttggtcgtggctacgtctcaaatATGGACCATTTGAGTGTGAGctgagtacaattttcgatgactcgttcgagcatttcaaccggtaactggcgaatgacacgcgtcaTTTTTTaatccaaggcctgaatcgaagcgataTTGTCCGCtcagactttagactttatataacccaataggaaaaagtctaacggtgtggtATCACACCAAttgaccggctcaaaacgtgaaagtacctgctcaccgaagtgttctctcaatacatccattgattgatgcgaaatgtgggaagtggcgctgtcttgttgaaaccaaatgtcgccgaggtcacgagcttaaattttaggcatcaaatagtcggtaatcatggcgcgataacgatcgccatttgcgattacgttctcaccagcattatttttgaagaaatatggatcgattgTTCCACCGGCcctcaaaccacaccaaaccattgttttttgcATCCAAAATGTCGGATTTTCCTGTCAAGAGCCCATTCCTGCGGAAACTGTATTTGCTTTCAACTTAAGATCTCCACGTAAAATGCACTAAATCGTTCCATTTGTCAGTCCGAGTTACTTTGAAtggcgtcgaatcgactctccacgacCTTAcgtctgctatattttcttctctgCAAGAAGActcacgactcacgcgtgatctgtccgaaaaaaaagcttttgaaaaaagtacctctacttagatTACCCGTTAATAAAGGTATGAGAGCATACTGTGAACTATTAACCTCTCACACCgatttatattagatataagaCAACGACTATTACTGAAGGAGGGAGTGAAGAAGGATACTACTCTTACTTAAAACTTGGCTTTCAACTCAGTTTCCGaacaacacaaaaatatatctGAACAAGTTCGTACCCCGGTAAAAAATTGGAAGCATTCCGGTACCACATCGCAAATTATAGAAGATGCTCTGCAAAGCGGACTATACAAATGTCTGATAATATCTCTAAAGATGCCTTGTAAACTAAGTGTGGAATATGGGTGTTTGAatgctatatatatttacacaaattaataaaattaaggtCCTGCCTAGACCACCTAAAGACTTAAGGAACCCCTACACAAACAATAGCACCTCGATCTAATGGGGAAAATAAGGAAGTCTTCTTATGCCCACCTCGGTCTAATGGGAAAGCAAAGAATCTGTCTTCTGATGTTCACCATGAAGGTATAGTAAGAAAGCCTTCGATAGAAATTCTCTCCCAAAAATCGTATGTGGTATAAAATAGAATAATTTGTTCAGATCTATTTGTCTTTCACTTAAAAAACTTTCTAAGGtccaattttttgtttgtgaaagACTCGTTGACGCTGTATAAGCGGGTTGCTGCTTGGTTGGCAATTTTTCAACAATCAAAGAAGAAAGTTATTGATGTCTAAATGTCTCGAATCTTCGTTCAAAAACccttttttgagaaattttcgaaaaaaaagttcaaaatatgtattttctttaacCATTATTCAAAGAAAAGAGAGGTCCTgttttttattactaacttcAAAGCATATTGTTTGAATTTGTTTTGGTTCATCTTCAAAAATTGTGCTTCGAAAAAACAGATATAAAGAGTTTAAGATCTCTCCAGCTCCCTTTTTTGATATAGTTTAACAATTCTTTCAACATAACAATTATACTGCTATTCAGAACGGAGTTCAATGGAATTCAATAAGTCAGGGTCAAGTTGGCTGTGTCGTTCTTAAGTTATAAGTGGTGTAACTAACCctactttgttttgaaaaacatagatatatatttttgatatttaaaatgCATACTTATGAGCATTCTTAAGAATTTCGCACTTAGTACccttagtacatatgtatgtatgtatgtataataacaaaaacttttGGTAGAagcctttaaaaataatttaacgcTTTCCTTTCCTCTTACAGCCACCATGTTGCCACAGCAATATTGCCTGCGATGGAAATACCATCATAGCAATCTACAAACAATGTTCTCACAACTGCTAGACCGTGGCTGCTTCTGCGATGTGACGCTAGCCTGTGAGGGCCAACTGATACGCGCACACCGCGTGGTCCTCTGCGCTTGCAGCAGCTTCTTCGACACAGTGCTCACCAATTACGCCAGTGAACGCGATCCCATAATCATAATGAAGGACGTCACATTCGCCGATGTCAAGTGTCTAAttgaatttatgtataaagGCGAAATCAATGTGGAACACGTAAGTGCAACTGTTCTTAATTTTAAACGTGTAATTTCTGATAGAAATCTACTTTCATGCAGGCAAATTTGGCCTCACTCTTAAAGACTGCAGATGATCTCAAAATCAAAGGTTTGGCGGAAGTATCGTGGCGCGATGACGAGGATGGACCGCCATTGCCCACCGCTGCTACTGAGTTTCACTCGCCCACACCCACACACGGACAGGATATGTACAATACGCGACCGGAGCAACAACGCGTTGGCTCACCCAGTTTCATGCCACCACAGCGACTGCCGCGCGAACGCAAGCTCTCCTCACCGAAGGACACGGCGCAGGCGCAACAAAGCTTACCGACCCTAACGCCACTACCGCCAACAAGCAGCGCTTCAATGGTAGCCGTtgctgccgccgccgctgctgcagctgctgcGGTCTCTGCCGCATCGCCGGTGGAAAATTATTTGGGGCCGAAACGCAAGCGCGGACGTCCGCCACTAGACGACGCCTATGACGTTTTCAATGTGTGAGTTTAGtttggaagtattttttttttatcaactttGGCTTATTTACATTTCTTACCCTTTGCAGCCGAAAACTAGCACAGTATGGCGGCCATTTGGATGCGCACCATCATCACCAAGCATACTTGGAGGCGCAGCGCCAGTATAACGATGAGCAGCGTCGGCTTGCTGTCATCTCACCGATACCGCACCCATCGTCGACTTCGGTCGCAGCAGCAgccgcttaccaccaacacatccagcaacaacaacataacaaaCGCATGCGTCAATTGCACCGCCAACAGCAACTGCACCATCATCAGCTACATACCGAAGCGGATGAGTTGGAGCACGAAGACGCACAGGCCGACCCAGAATGGATTAACAGTAATTTGGAGGTAAATGTGGGTGGCGGTGGCGATAATGAACCCCCCATTGAGTGTGACGTAGACACTGCCACATTGAAGGAACAAAAGTTGGATCAGGCAGACGACAAAGAAGCACAACGCACGGCAAAAATCGAGGCGCGAAAGCGTAAGGAACGTCATTCGGAAGAACGTGACAAGTTGCATGCACGTGAACGTTCGCTAACGCGTAAACGCTCAAGCGCCGAGGAACGCGACGACAACAATTCAATCAATGATGAACGTGAGCGTGAAGAGCGTGAGTCGCGTGAGCACTCCGCACAAAATGAGATAACTGATCAAACACAGGAACGCAAGGGCGGCAATGTTGATGGGGAGGAGGAAGAAAAGGTCAAAGCTGCTGCTACTGTACCACAACCGGTGGAAGAAATGGAAAACGTGCGACAATCTAAGGACAAGCTCAGCAATGCTTCAGCCAATACGACAACTTCCGCCACAAGCGGCACACATAAGCGCGGAAATATTACCAGTGATCCAAGTGCACCACTACCATTGCCGCCGCCTCCGTCGTTGCACCATCCCGCAAATCCATACGGCAAATATGCGCCTGAGGGTTATTTATTGAACGAACATGGCATATTGATGACACACGATTTTGTGCATGCGCCGACGGCCCCCATACCAGCAACAGGTGCAACGACGAGTTCTTCAAGCGGCGCAATAGTCGGAGCGGCCGGCGCTGCTAATGGCAA
The DNA window shown above is from Bactrocera tryoni isolate S06 chromosome 4, CSIRO_BtryS06_freeze2, whole genome shotgun sequence and carries:
- the LOC120774654 gene encoding protein split ends isoform X1 gives rise to the protein MLPQQYCLRWKYHHSNLQTMFSQLLDRGCFCDVTLACEGQLIRAHRVVLCACSSFFDTVLTNYASERDPIIIMKDVTFADVKCLIEFMYKGEINVEHANLASLLKTADDLKIKGLAEVSWRDDEDGPPLPTAATEFHSPTPTHGQDMYNTRPEQQRVGSPSFMPPQRLPRERKLSSPKDTAQAQQSLPTLTPLPPTSSASMVAVAAAAAAAAAAVSAASPVENYLGPKRKRGRPPLDDAYDVFNVRKLAQYGGHLDAHHHHQAYLEAQRQYNDEQRRLAVISPIPHPSSTSVAAAAAYHQHIQQQQHNKRMRQLHRQQQLHHHQLHTEADELEHEDAQADPEWINSNLEVNVGGGGDNEPPIECDVDTATLKEQKLDQADDKEAQRTAKIEARKRKERHSEERDKLHARERSLTRKRSSAEERDDNNSINDEREREERESREHSAQNEITDQTQERKGGNVDGEEEEKVKAAATVPQPVEEMENVRQSKDKLSNASANTTTSATSGTHKRGNITSDPSAPLPLPPPPSLHHPANPYGKYAPEGYLLNEHGILMTHDFVHAPTAPIPATGATTSSSSGAIVGAAGAANGNDQDYVDIKMEEYDGTDLRLTTEEISEWQDVIKMDDYLAKGRRPQFWEEPFTRRVLDAIKNKRLEMKKAARILGVSYGTLYGRYREVYGCLKHPYSSSTFRPTQSNQLAVQPRFDMVWPSPKRDSGLMPGQLEIGKIRPKDLSELWTRPQI
- the LOC120774654 gene encoding protein split ends isoform X2, which gives rise to MLPQQYCLRWKYHHSNLQTMFSQLLDRGCFCDVTLACEGQLIRAHRVVLCACSSFFDTVLTNYASERDPIIIMKDVTFADVKCLIEFMYKGEINVEHANLASLLKTADDLKIKGLAEVSWRDDEDGPPLPTAATEFHSPTPTHGQDMYNTRPEQQRVGSPSFMPPQRLPRERKLSSPKDTAQAQQSLPTLTPLPPTSSASMVAVAAAAAAAAAAVSAASPVENYLGPKRKRGRPPLDDAYDVFNVRKLAQYGGHLDAHHHHQAYLEAQRQYNDEQRRLAVISPIPHPSSTSVAAAAAYHQHIQQQQHNKRMRQLHRQQQLHHHQLHTEADELEHEDAQADPEWINSNLEVNVGGGGDNEPPIECDVDTATLKEQKLDQADDKEAQRTAKIEARKRKERHSEERDKLHARERSLTRKRSSAEERDDNNSINDEREREERESREHSAQNEITDQTQERKGGNVDGEEEEKVKAAATVPQPVEEMENVRQSKDKLSNASANTTTSATSGTHKRGNITSDPSAPLPLPPPPSLHHPANPYGKYAPEGYLLNEHGILMTHDFVHAPTAPIPATGATTSSSSGAIVGAAGAANGNDQDYVDIKMEEYDGTDLRLTTEEISEWQDVIKMDDYLAKGRRPQFWEEPFTRRVLDAIKNKRLEMKKAARILGVSYGTLYGRYREVYGCLKHPYSSTFRPTQSNQLAVQPRFDMVWPSPKRDSGLMPGQLEIGKIRPKDLSELWTRPQI
- the LOC120774654 gene encoding protein split ends isoform X3, with protein sequence MLPQQYCLRWKYHHSNLQTMFSQLLDRGCFCDVTLACEGQLIRAHRVVLCACSSFFDTVLTNYASERDPIIIMKDVTFADVKCLIEFMYKGEINVEHANLASLLKTADDLKIKGLAEVSWRDDEDGPPLPTAATEFHSPTPTHGQDMYNTRPEQQRVGSPSFMPPQRLPRERKLSSPKDTAQAQQSLPTLTPLPPTSSASMVAVAAAAAAAAAAVSAASPVENYLGPKRKRGRPPLDDAYDVFNVRKLAQYGGHLDAHHHHQAYLEAQRQYNDEQRRLAVISPIPHPSSTSVAAAAAYHQHIQQQQHNKRMRQLHRQQQLHHHQLHTEADELEHEDAQADPEWINSNLEVNVGGGGDNEPPIECDVDTATLKEQKLDQADDKEAQRTAKIEARKRKERHSEERDKLHARERSLTRKRSSAEERDDNNSINDEREREERESREHSAQNEITDQTQERKGGNVDGEEEEKVKAAATVPQPVEEMENVRQSKDKLSNASANTTTSATSGTHKRGNITSDPSAPLPLPPPPSLHHPANPYGKYAPEGYLLNEHGILMTHDFVHAPTAPIPATGATTSSSSGAIVGAAGAANGNDQDYVDIKMEEYDGTDLRLTTEEISEWQDVIKMDDYLAKGRRPQFWEEPFTRRVLDAIKNKRLEMKKAARILGVSYGTLYGRYREVYGCLKHPYSSSTFRPTQSNQLAVQPRFDMVWPSPKRDSGLMPGQLGRNR